AAAGAAATCGATCAGGTAGCAGACACAGGCACAGATGAGTAATATCCCAATGATTCTGGGTATAAAACCGGATTTGAAAATGAGAAGGCCAAGGGGAAGTAGCCAGAGACCCCAGAAAAGAACAGCCATCATTTCTCCCTGATGATGTACTTCAAGAAGGAACAGAACCATAGCATGAAGTTGTATTGTCGTTAGGGTTGAAAGAGAATTGCCGCTGTCCAGAAGAAGAAGAACAGCCGCCTGGTTCAGCCTGTTCAATAAGGCAACTGATACACCCGCTACAACGAAGATGACCATCAACCGCGCCCAGTCTCTGTTGATGGAATGTAATAGCTTATATAAAGCATTCACCAGAAACAGAAAACAGATATGACCGGCAAGACAG
The sequence above is drawn from the Oceanispirochaeta sp. genome and encodes:
- a CDS encoding DUF4386 domain-containing protein, which encodes MMNADKKTARISGLWYLAIAIFYSFSMIYVDSVFLVSGNIEATVNNIQSSPILFKLGFVSCLAGHICFLFLVNALYKLLHSINRDWARLMVIFVVAGVSVALLNRLNQAAVLLLLDSGNSLSTLTTIQLHAMVLFLLEVHHQGEMMAVLFWGLWLLPLGLLIFKSGFIPRIIGILLICACVCYLIDFF